In Desulfosudis oleivorans Hxd3, the DNA window GAGGGTGGCCAGCTTGGCCTTGATGGCCGGAATATTTTCAAAAAAAGCCATGGCCTGGTTGACGGTCATGTCCAGCACGTCGGCGATATTTTTCCCCTTGTACCGAACATCCAGGGTCTCCCGGTTGTAGCGCCGGCCCCTGCACACGTCACAGGCCACGAACACGTCCGGCAGAAAGTGCATCTCGATTTTGATAATGCCGTCCCCGTCGCATGCCTCGCACCGGCCTCCCTTGACGTTGAAGCTGAACCGTCCCGGCGCGTATCCCCGGGCCCGGGCGTCCGGAGTGTTGGCAAACAGCTCCCGGATAAAGGTGAACACCCCGGTGTAGGTGGCCGGGTTGGAGCGGGGGGTCCGGCCGATGGGAGACTGGTCGATGTGAATCACCTTGTCGATGTGCTCGGTCCCTGACAGGTCATCATGTTTTCCTGCCGGGGCCTTGGCCTGGTAGACCTTTCTGGCCAGGGCCTGGTAGAGGGTGTCTAACACCAGGGTGGACTTGCCGGACCCGGACACGCCGGTGACGCAGGTCAGGGTGGACAGGGGAAAGGCCACATCGACCCGTTGCAGGTTGTTCTGGGCCGCACCGGTCAGGCCCAGCACCTGTTTGCCGATGGGCCGCCGTTTTTTCGGGGTGGGAATGGTGTCCCGGCCTGAAAAATAGCGGCCGGTCAGGGATTTTTCGTCTTTTAACAGCTGTTCCGGGGACCCGGAAAAGATCACCTCGCCGCCCCGCATGCCCGCGCCCGGCCCCATGTCCACCACGTGGTCGGCCTGAAGAATGGTTTCCTGGTCATGCTCCACCACCAGCACGGTGTTGCCCAGGTCCCGCATTTTCATCAGCGAGGCCAGAAGCCGCAGGTTGTCCCGCTGGTGCAGGCCGATGCTGGGCTCGTCCAACACGTAAAGCACGCCGGTGAGCTTGGAGCCGATCTGGGTGGCCAGTCGAATGCGCTGGCTCTCGCCGCCGGACAGGGTGGCCGCGCCCCGGTCCAGGGTCAGGTAGGTCAGGCCCACATCGGCCAGAAACCCCAGCCGGTCCCCGATCTCCTTCAGAATGGGGGTCGCGATCACCCGGTCTTTTCCCGTCAGTGAAAGGGTCGCAAAAAAATCTTTCGCCTGGCCAACGGATAGCCCGGTGATCCGGGCAATGGTTTTTCCCCCAACGGTCACGGCACTGGCCCCCTTGTTCAGCCGGGTGCCGTTGCATTCGTCGCAGACCCGGAAATTCATGTACTGTTTGATGTCCTCCCTTGCCCAGTTGGAGTCGGTTTCCAGGTACCGCCGCTGAAGATTGGGAATTACCCCCTCAAAGGGCCGCCGGGAGACGATGCGCCGTCCGTTGCGTTCGGTATAAAAAGGGATCTCCTCGTCGCCGGACCCGTAGAGCAGTACCTGCCGAAAGGCTTCCGGGAGCTTTTTGTAAGGGGTATAAATGTCTATCCGGTAGTGGGCGGTAAGGGCTTCGAGAAATTCGGCAAACTGCACCGAGTTGCGGTTGGCCCACGGCGCCACGGCGCCGTTGCGCAGTGAGAGGCCGGGGTCGGGCACGACCAGGTCCGGGTCCAGTTCGGTTACTGATCCCAGACCGTCGCACTTGGGACAGGCCCCCTGGGGCGAGTTGAAGGAGAAGCCGGCCGGTGTGAACTCCGGATAGCTGATGCCGCATCTGGGACAGGCCGCCTTTTCACTGAACAGCAGGGTGTTGACGGTCTGTTTTGCGTGGCTGTCCAGCACCTCCACGATGACGGTGCCATCGGACTTGGACAGGGCCAGTTCAAGAGAGTCGGCCAGCCGCTTGGCCATACCCTCCTTGATACGCAGCCGGTCGGCCACCACCTCAATGGTGTGCTTTTTGTTCTTGTTCAGCTTGCGCACCGTCTCGATGTCGGTGATCTCGCCGTTGACGCGAACCCTTGCAAACCCCTCCTTTTTCAGTCCGGCCAGCAGTTTTTCATGACTTCCCTTCTGGCCGGTGACCAGTGGGGCCAGGATCAGGATGGCGGCGCCTTCCTCCAGGGCCGTCACCTGGTCGATAATCTGGTCGATGGTCTGGGAAGAGATGGGGTCGCCGCACTGGTGGCAGTGGGGCCGCCCGCACCGGGCAAAGAGCAGCCGCAGGTAGTCATACACCTCGGTGACGGTGCCCACGGTGGAGCGCGGATTGTGGCTGGCTGTTTTCTGCTCAATGGCAATGGCCGGCGACAGCCCCTCGATCAGGTCCACGTCGGGCTTGTCCATCTTGCCCAGAAACTGGCGGGCATAGGTGGAGAGCGACTCCACGTAACGGCGCTGGCCTTCGGCGTAAAGAGTGTCAAAGGCCAGGGAAGACTTGCCCGAGCCGGACAGGCCGGTGATCACCACCAGCCTGTTGCGCGGCAGGTCCACATCAATATTTTTCAGGTTGTGCTGTCGCGCTCCGCGAATGAGAATGGCATCAGATATCATTTTGGTCTTTTTAATTAAATTGTGATGTTGCTGTTATTAGTGTATCGAAATCGGGATCGCTATCGGGATCGAAATCGAAAAACATGTATGCCGTAAAATTTTTTCGGCCTGGCCATCAGGCGGCAGGGCGTTTTCCCAGGCAGGCCGCCTGGTCGATGGCCATGTCGATGGCCGCGGTCAGGCTGCGGCAGTCGGCCCGGCCCGTTCCGGCAATATCGTAGGCCGTGCCGTGGTCCACCGATGTGCGGATAATGGGCAGGCCCAGGGTGGTGTTAACCCCGTCCTCGAAGTGAAGCAGCTTGAAGGGGATCAACCCCTGGTCGTGATACATGCACACCACCGCGTCAAAGTCGCCGGCCGCGGCCTTGACAAACACGGTGTCCGGCGGCCAGGGGCCGGTAATGGCCGCTTCTGTTTTCCGCCGGGCCGCCTCAATGGCCGGGGTGATCAGCCGGGCCTCCTCGTCGCCGAACAGCCCGCCCTCCCCGGCGTGGGGATTTAAGCCGGCCACGGCGACACGCGGCGCGTTCATGCCGAACCGCTGCTTCAGGCTTTCCACTGTCAGGAGAATGGTGTCGGCAATGGCATCCACCGACAGCAGTCCGGGGACATTTTGAAGGGCTGTGTGAATGGTCACCAGCACCACCCGCAGCCGGTTGCCGGCCAGCATCATGGCATACCGGTTCGTGCCGGTGCGCATGGCCAGCATCTCGGTGTGGCCGGCAAACGCGCTGCCCGCCATTTTCAGGGCCTCCTTGTTGATGGGGCAGGTGACCATGGCGGAGATGGCCCCGGCCATGGCCATGTCCACGGCCGTGGTGATCCAGGCCTCCATGGCACCACCGGTTTCCGGTGTGGGCTCTCCCCAGGTGACAGGGGAAAGGGGCGGGGCCGGACTGAACATGCTGATGGTGCCGGGCCGGTAAACGCCGGTTTCCGGGGTGTCGGTCATGTGAATCACCGGCGCGTAACCGGCAACCGCCATGGCCTGGCCCAAAACGCCGGGGTCTCCGATCACCAGGGGCCGGCACTTTTCGTAAACCGACGTTCCAGCCAGTGCCGTCAAGATAATTTCCGGGCCTATGCCGACAGGATCGCCCATGGTGATACCGATCAGGGGGCGAGGGTTCATTGGTTCAATCCTTTTTACATGAAAACCGAACACTGAAAAATTAAATATTGTACTACCGGAGGAGGGTTTTTTAAACTGTTTTGTCCCAGGAAAAGTCAAGGGGCTCTTCAGCGGGATCGGCGGGCAGGGGCCTTTCAAAAATTGCCGTACATACGGCATTCAGCATGTTCAGTCGCTGCTTCAGGTCACCCGTATCAACCGCCAGCAGGCCCCGCCCCCCTTGCATCATCAGGGTTTCCATGTTGTTTTGCGCCATCTGTTTTTCCAGCCGGGCCGCCCGGAAAAGGGTTTGCAGGCAGGCGGCCTGTTCGGCTGCCAGTGCCGCAAACAGGTCGCTTTCCGCCCCCGGCCTTTCCAGAATGTGAAGCAGCAGGCGCAGATGGGAAAAAAACAGGGACATGTCGGTCGCGGGAAACCGCGGGACAAAAGCCCGCACAAGGGGAGCCGCCGGCCCGGTCAGGTCAACCCGGCAGCCCCGAAGGATCGCCATTACGGCCAGCCGGTCTTCCCGCCTGTGCAGGGCTTTTTTTATGGACTCGCAAAGCCCTGGATCGATGGGTTTTGACAGGTTCAGCCCGCAAACCAGGCGTTTGGCCGCCGGCCTTGGCACGGTACAGGGAATTTTGCCCCTGGCGTCTGAAAACAGCAGGGCCGTTGGAATGGTTTCCGGAAGCCCGTCCAATAAGGCCCGGCTGTCGACGGAGATACCGGGCCGGTCGGCCAGGCAGGCTTCAACAGCCTGCCGGATAGAATCGTCCGGCGCGATTACCAGGTCCAGCACCAGGGCCGCCGCGTCGCTGTCCGGCAGGGAAAACAGGTCCAGCAGGTCTTTTCGGCCGGGACAGCCCAACGTGGAGTCGATAAAGTGGGCTGCGTCCGCGTCGACGGCAAAGCCTGTTTCAAACAGTTTCAACAGGGTCCGGGCCACTTCCCTGCTGTATGTCAGGTCTTTATCCATGGGAGACTGTTATTCAGGCAGCTGGTCGTAATAGTACAGCATGGCGTCGGACCGGGTGAAGATGCCGATCACCTTGCCGTCCCTCAGCACCGGGAGCCGGCCCACGTCATGTTTGACCAGCAGCCGGGCCGCCTTGGGGACCGCCATGTCCGGCGGCGCGGTGACGATGTTGGTGGCCATAAAGGCCTTGACCGGCATCTCCCACTGGGCCGCCTTTTTGATCTTGTTGGCATCCCGCACCGAAATAATGCCCACCAGCTGTTCGGCTTCCATCACCGGCATACCCGATATCTTTTTTTGTTTGAGCGTGGCAGCCGCCTCCTTCATGGTGGCCGAGGCCTCAATCGTTTCCACGGGAAAGCTCATGAGATCCCCGATGTGCACGGCGGATCGCTGGCTGTTCCGGATCAGCTCCAGCACCCACTCCTTTACACCGGTGGTGCCCACGTCCTTTAACATGGCCGATGCCGCCGCCGGCCGGCCCCCGCCGCCCATGATCCGCATGATCTGGCCCACGTCCAGGGAGTCAACGCCGCTTCGGGCGATCACCACGCACCGTTTTTTCTCCGGTTCGTTGAAGATGCCAAAGGCGGCGTCCACGTTCAGAATATCCCGGTACATGTGCACCACCAGGGAGAGGCCCTGGGTGTGGCCGGCCAGGTCCATTTCGCAGATGCTGATCCGGTGGCCGTCCACATTGATCCGTTCCGCCTTCTGCAGCATCTCGAACAGCACCTCCTTCTGCCGGGCTCCGTAGGACTGGCGCAGAAAGTTTTCCAGCACGTTCAGATCGGCCTTGCAGTCCAGCAGGTGGGCAGCGGCCCGGGCGTCCCTGGATGTTGTGGCGGGAAAGGTCAGGTTGCCCGTGTCCTCGTAAATACCGGCCATAAAAAGGGTGGCCTGGATCGGGGAAATGTCGATGCCTTCCGCCGCAAACCGCTCCACAAACAGGGTGGTGCAGGCACCCACCGACTCCTGTACCACCTGGCTGGCGGTAATGTCGGAGGGTACGCCGTGATGGTCCCAGACATGAATGTCGATATTCGGCCTTTTTTCAAGAACGCTCAGCCGGTCCAGCCGCTTCCACTGGTTGGTGTCCGTCACCACCAGCCGGGTCACCGCGTCCATATCCACATCCTTGTAAGAGTGAATGGCAAACAGGTCCTTGTGAATGGACAGAAACGCCGAGACATTGGTATTGACCCGTGTGGGCAGCACCATGAGGGCTTCAGGGTAGTACAGGCCGGCCGCCACCAGAGAGGCCAGCGCGTCAAAATCGGTGGTATTATGGGTGGTAACCACGTCCATGGTCTTTCCCTTTCTTGACAGGCGATGTCAGTTCCTTTGCCCACGAGCCGGGTACGGAATTCCGGATCAGCGGTTATCAGGCTCTATTTTATCGCAAAAGGGATTTCATAAGAAGGAATAAACGGCTTACCCGGCTGGTGCCCCCGGCAGGAATCGGACCTGCGGCACATGGATTAGGAATCCATTGGACACCATTTTTATTTTTTTGTATTATGTCATAAATACCTTGACATTATTATTTATTTCGCTTATTTTGTTTGTAATCGTTTGGCAAAAATTAGGGGGTTTAAGCTGCATGTGGTCCCCCTATGGTCCCCCCC includes these proteins:
- a CDS encoding CBS domain-containing protein — translated: MDVVTTHNTTDFDALASLVAAGLYYPEALMVLPTRVNTNVSAFLSIHKDLFAIHSYKDVDMDAVTRLVVTDTNQWKRLDRLSVLEKRPNIDIHVWDHHGVPSDITASQVVQESVGACTTLFVERFAAEGIDISPIQATLFMAGIYEDTGNLTFPATTSRDARAAAHLLDCKADLNVLENFLRQSYGARQKEVLFEMLQKAERINVDGHRISICEMDLAGHTQGLSLVVHMYRDILNVDAAFGIFNEPEKKRCVVIARSGVDSLDVGQIMRIMGGGGRPAAASAMLKDVGTTGVKEWVLELIRNSQRSAVHIGDLMSFPVETIEASATMKEAAATLKQKKISGMPVMEAEQLVGIISVRDANKIKKAAQWEMPVKAFMATNIVTAPPDMAVPKAARLLVKHDVGRLPVLRDGKVIGIFTRSDAMLYYYDQLPE
- the pdxA gene encoding 4-hydroxythreonine-4-phosphate dehydrogenase PdxA; translation: MNPRPLIGITMGDPVGIGPEIILTALAGTSVYEKCRPLVIGDPGVLGQAMAVAGYAPVIHMTDTPETGVYRPGTISMFSPAPPLSPVTWGEPTPETGGAMEAWITTAVDMAMAGAISAMVTCPINKEALKMAGSAFAGHTEMLAMRTGTNRYAMMLAGNRLRVVLVTIHTALQNVPGLLSVDAIADTILLTVESLKQRFGMNAPRVAVAGLNPHAGEGGLFGDEEARLITPAIEAARRKTEAAITGPWPPDTVFVKAAAGDFDAVVCMYHDQGLIPFKLLHFEDGVNTTLGLPIIRTSVDHGTAYDIAGTGRADCRSLTAAIDMAIDQAACLGKRPAA
- the uvrA gene encoding excinuclease ABC subunit UvrA, encoding MISDAILIRGARQHNLKNIDVDLPRNRLVVITGLSGSGKSSLAFDTLYAEGQRRYVESLSTYARQFLGKMDKPDVDLIEGLSPAIAIEQKTASHNPRSTVGTVTEVYDYLRLLFARCGRPHCHQCGDPISSQTIDQIIDQVTALEEGAAILILAPLVTGQKGSHEKLLAGLKKEGFARVRVNGEITDIETVRKLNKNKKHTIEVVADRLRIKEGMAKRLADSLELALSKSDGTVIVEVLDSHAKQTVNTLLFSEKAACPRCGISYPEFTPAGFSFNSPQGACPKCDGLGSVTELDPDLVVPDPGLSLRNGAVAPWANRNSVQFAEFLEALTAHYRIDIYTPYKKLPEAFRQVLLYGSGDEEIPFYTERNGRRIVSRRPFEGVIPNLQRRYLETDSNWAREDIKQYMNFRVCDECNGTRLNKGASAVTVGGKTIARITGLSVGQAKDFFATLSLTGKDRVIATPILKEIGDRLGFLADVGLTYLTLDRGAATLSGGESQRIRLATQIGSKLTGVLYVLDEPSIGLHQRDNLRLLASLMKMRDLGNTVLVVEHDQETILQADHVVDMGPGAGMRGGEVIFSGSPEQLLKDEKSLTGRYFSGRDTIPTPKKRRPIGKQVLGLTGAAQNNLQRVDVAFPLSTLTCVTGVSGSGKSTLVLDTLYQALARKVYQAKAPAGKHDDLSGTEHIDKVIHIDQSPIGRTPRSNPATYTGVFTFIRELFANTPDARARGYAPGRFSFNVKGGRCEACDGDGIIKIEMHFLPDVFVACDVCRGRRYNRETLDVRYKGKNIADVLDMTVNQAMAFFENIPAIKAKLATLIDVGLGYIHLGQAATTLSGGEAQRIKLSRELSKRSTGKTVYFLDEPTTGLHIHDIKCLLGVLDRLVDAGNTVIVIEHNLDVIKHADYIIDLGPEGGDGGGRVVGCGPPEALARIKGSYTGEFLKKVL